The DNA sequence TGCTGTGTAACATGAATATAATGAATTTAGGGAATTTAATTTGAGGGACTCATACTGTATGTGGTTCAAATGCTCTGTACCTCTTTGGTGATGGCATATGAGGTTTGAAGATAccttttgtattaattttttttttttgcgtaaaAATTATGCTTGTACTACctttctttaaaagaaagaaacatacGTTTGGCTTAAGTgttcacagttttttttgtttgtttgtttgtcccaTAGTTGCTTGCTTAGATATCTACAATTTTTTGGTGGGCTGCAGCATTATGTCATTTCAAGGGAAAAAATTTCTAGAAAGTGTAGACATCAAAGCAATAACAACATAGCTCCCCTCCTCTTTTTGACCCAAACCTAAAGCCTTCATTCACTTcatgaattttatattttgctgTGCTTGATACTAGTTTCTTCTTACCCAATCCACAGGAAGCTAAGAATGTTAGTAATAAAAAAAGGGAAatgatttgttacatttaagcAAAACACAGAAGAGTACAGTCTCATTTATTTTGAAGCCACTTTCACTTCTCAGTTTGGTAGTTTCTTGTTGTTACAGGGCACAGCTGAAAACATCAGATGGGCagaaagtacacacacacacacacacacacacacacacaaaaaaaaaaccttgcatATCAGTGCAAGTCCATTGTTAAATCTTGCTCAACAGACACTGTATTGCCTGCTAACAACATTTCATCTGTTTCGTATACAACAGCAATCGATTTGACTCTGGAGCATGACAGGAcctttgttttttcatttacttttcCAAGGTACAGTGTGTTTTCTTTAACATTTACGTTTCTGCTGCTGAACATTTAttcatcaaattaaataaaatcattaaatgacTTAAGAATGATAAATGCTACATGCATAAAAGTATTGCAAAAGTTCCAAAGTTGCCAAAAATTACAGgggaaacaaaacaaataacagTTTAGAAAACAATATATGCTATTTAAATGACTACTACTAACCAGAATTAAGAATTAGGTATAAGGTAACAGTTGAACCACTGAAACAGTCAGCAATGCTGGCTAGTTTAGGCAAGTCTACTTAGAATTTTTATAGTTTGCTATTTTTCTTATagtctataataataataataataataatatgcctGTTGAGAATTAAAACAATGACTGCTTAAACACTTAATGACACCAACTTTTGTCCCACAGCTGTTCTGCTATTTGATACTTTAGCATGGGAAGTGAAAATGCCAAAAGATATTCATGGCCTCCAGGGTTCCTGTCTGGTTATACCATGTTCTTTCTCTTACTCAAGATACCCACCCAAAAACCCACGTAGAGTTGTATGGTATCAGTGGGTCTCCAAAGGTTATCCTTTAGTTTATGATCCTTTGCATGCAGATGATGTCATTCAGAAGTTTAAAGGAAAAACTGATTTATATGGAAAATCGAGTTGGGATTGCAGTCTGCTGATCAAAAACCTTGAACAGACTCATCATGGAGAGAAATTGTATGCATGGATTGACCCTGAAAACGTTGGATGGCGCACCTACGCATTTTATGATGTCACCTCCACAGTTCTAGTTGATGGCACGTActataaatttctttaaatttcCTTGACTCCCATCTGGTTATGAGAGTGTGTTGCCTAATTGTGACATTTCTGATATTTGTAGCAAGTCCACAGCAGCCCAGCATCAGTATTTATGGAGGTGAAAGGATGGGTGACACCATCACAGTAGCATGTTCAACTTTCCACACGTGTCCATACAGCAAACCAAACATCATTCTGAATGGAACTGAAGGAACTGATCAATTAGACAATGAGCATATTAAAGACGGCTTGTGGAAAATCACCCTAAAACGCACAAGTGTTGTAAAGACAGAAAGCTTAGATATTGAGTGTTCTGTAACACATCATGGTGGCATAACAGTGACAGCTACAAAGGTCAAAAGTGCACAGTGTAAGTGATCTATGCATGTTTGCACTAATGGGCCTTTTGAATCATTAGTTATGATACTTTATGTTGTGcattaataaggattaatcttaTCCTTTTAGCCCCTTTCCATTATGAGGCAGACAAAACCACTGGATTGAAGACTCTACATTTCCTAGTGCCCTCACTTGTGTTTCTCCTCGCTTGCATACTTGCTGGAGTCATCATATACAAGAAAAGAAATGGGTAactctttgtgtgtgtatgtatgtgtatacttattctttaaaaaaagggtTTAGACCTTATTCTCTGACGTAGGAGATCATGTTGGAACAGATTTTCGTGGTAGGAATTTCCTTTATcgaattttctttctttctttctctctctctttctttctttctatgtatctttgtttttggtcctgagactaaATTTAATATTTCTCCCCCAGACAAATGAGTATGTCTGAAAGAAGAACAGTTTTGACGAACAATGAACACAGGAGTGATATCAGGCAAGTGTAACCTAAATAGGTAAAATGTAAGTTTGATTTTATATTTGCTGGTTTACTGTATGTTACTAGTCCAAAAATCCCCAATGCAATATCCAGTAGCATCTACAGTAGTTACTGGACAGACTGTCAGTTTGTGTTTTAGAGGTGATCATTTATTAGTAAATCATTAGTCTCTATGAGTGATTGACTGAATCATTCAATTGGGTGATTCGCTCAAAGCATTGCATTAACATATTACTATCACTATTTGTGCCATAGAAAGATaagggctgcatccgaaatcacatactctcttatgtaggtacttattttgaataagtaattactttacGATCACTAAAatagtatgttctatatagtatgcatGCGTGTAGTATAAATGTAGCCTACACtcaccatgctgtcattttgaTGTGACCTGCCAGTGTCAGTTTAGTCACTTCACTGcaattcacaaatcctctcctgtggcctcatgggataggtAAGTGTCCATcttcagaatcagaatgagctttattgccaagtatgtttacacatactGTACGAGGAATTTGTCTTGGTGACAGAAGCTTTCATAGCACAGACAGAATAACAGTGACACAAACAGATTACAAAGTCCACAAACAGGATCCTCAAATAAGTTTCTGGTTTGTCCAGATGTTGCAGGACGTAGTGCAGTCGCACAGTGATTTGTTGAAGATCTTTGTGAAGTTGGGGGCCAGCTGGACAGCAAAGGTTTTTAGACAGGCTGGTAAAACACCATCTGGGCCTGGAAGACCCGTCCCACATCTTCTTCACAGACCCAATGCTGGAGGGAGGGAGAGGGGGGATGCTGGAGGGAGGGATAGGGGGGGTGTTGGAGGTGTTGATGAATGCGTGGAGAGAAGGTCAGAACAGGTGAGActtcaaacatttttcaaacCTGCAATAAAACTCATTAAAATCATCGGTCAGTTGTTCATTCTACACAGTGCTGGGTATCTTTTTGCGTAAGCTTTTTTCAGCTTTTCAGAGTAGTTCCTTTTAGCCACTCTAAACTTCTTTGTCAGTGTGTTTTTGGCCTGTTTACACAAGACTATGTCCCCATTCCTGTAGGCAACTTCTTTGGCCTTATGAATCTGAGTTTTGCAGTGAACCAGTTTGTCAGTGCTgtaagttaaagggatagttcacctaaaaatgaaaatttgatgtttatctgcttacccccagagcatccaagatgtaggtgactttgtttcttcagtagaacacaaatgatgatttttaactccaaccgtcgcggtctgtcagtcaaatAATGTGTGTAAATGAGAACTCCATTTATAAGAGTCAAATAAACacgacagacaaatccaaattaaaccctgcggctcgtgacgacacattgatgccctaagacacgaaacgattggtttgtgcgagaaaccaaacagtatttatataatttttacctctaaaacaccactatgtccaactccGTTCAGCATCCGGTTAGTGAGGTCAAaaaaacgcgctctgatgacggaactgatgtctcgcgctttgcttcaatgagtgcgagacatcacttctgtAGTCAAAGCGCGTTTTTTTGACCTCACTAACCGGATGCTGAACgtagttggacatagtggtgttttagaggtaaaaatgatataaatactgttcggtttctcgcacaaaccgatcatttcgtgtcttaggacatcaattggtgtcgtcacgagccgcaaggtttaatttggatttgtctgtcatgtttatttgactCTTATAAATGGAGTTCCCATTTACACACATTATTTGACTGACAGGCCGCAACgtttggagttaaaaatcatcatttgtgttctactgaagaaacaaagtcacctacatcttggatgccctgggggtaagcagataaacatcaaattttcatttttgggtgaactatccctttaaatgagtCCTGGCAGGAATGCACATATCCTCACAGAAACTGAAATATGATGTTACAGTCTCTGTGAGATCATCCAGTTAGGTGGCAGCAGCCTCAAAAACACTCCAATCAGTGCACTCGAAGCAGGCTTGTAAATCCCACTCTGCTTCATTAGAAGATATTTTTACAGTCCTTGCTACAAATTTAGCGGATTTCAGTTTCTGCCTGTAGGTCAGTATAAGATGAACCAGACAGTGATCAGAGATCCCCAAAGCTGTATGTGGGACAGAGCAATATGCGTCCCTTATTGTGGTGCAACAGTGGTCCAGTATATTACTGTCTCTGGGAGGACTTGTAATGTGTTGTCTGTATTTTGGCAGTTCACGGGAGagattttctttattaaagttCCCGAGAATAATTATAACAGTCCGGGTGTTGTTGCTTTGTGTCTGTGATCTGATCAGCCAGCTGTTGCA is a window from the Ctenopharyngodon idella isolate HZGC_01 chromosome 15, HZGC01, whole genome shotgun sequence genome containing:
- the LOC127496289 gene encoding uncharacterized protein LOC127496289 isoform X18, producing the protein MTGPLFFHLLFQAPFHYEADKTTGLKTLHFLVPSLVFLLACILAGVIIYKKRNGQMSMSERRTVLTNNEHRSDIRTNTCENKPFSKPRMPSPKSEPKSYPGYDYEGDYANMEELNVYGNI